The following proteins come from a genomic window of Panicum hallii strain FIL2 chromosome 8, PHallii_v3.1, whole genome shotgun sequence:
- the LOC112903083 gene encoding myosin-2-like, translating into MASSLTLSLSSMEVMLDALMQRGIGKPEEQKPKEEEPPALPTRPTGRGRLPSLQRPGAAAPWIHRPPLPSALPPPQEEDEEEKCLVNLELEIRATKAEEEVKQKEEELRHKEELIATLRQQVEHYESRLWECEVRMKSVEEELQKQISSLQMAQTIDARRGASTTTSQHRQESSCGNLPPSQSSARGQQRGCEPTIVAVDGSSSEVDQLATEFKRESEAFEQNARAVVEAKPPPSSAKSADELKTLKRQFASWKKEYEARLKKTKAELKGLVHAEKKSHGDSHSHQPQCGWWRIKAPKCRAPKCCSSKLPSPKSCGCCFRRCC; encoded by the exons ATGGCATCGTCTTTGACGTTGTCACTGAGCTCCATGGAGGTGATGTTGGATGCGCTCATGCAGCGAGGGATAGGGAAGCCTGAAGAACAGAAGCCCAAAGAAGAGGAGCCACCGGCACTGCCCACACGCCCTACTGGGAGAGGCAGGCTTCCGTCGTTGCAGAGGCCCGGCGCAGCAGCTCCGTGGATTCACCGTCCTCCGCTGCCGTCGGCACTACCACCACCACAG gaagaagatgaagaggagAAATGTTTGGTAAATCTGGAGCTGGAAATAAGGGCCAcaaaagcagaggaggaagtgaagcagaaagaagaagagctgaGGCACAAAGAGGAACTTATCGCCACGCTGCGACAACAGGTTGAGCATTACGAATCCCGGCTTTGGGAATGTGAGGTCAGGATGAAATctgtggaggaggagctgcagAAGCAAATCAGTTCGTTACAG ATGGCTCAAACCATTGATGCTAGGAGAGGTGCATCGACGACAACATCGCAGCATCGCCAAGAATCATCCTGTGGAAACTTGCCGCCCTCCCAGTCATCAGCGAGGGGGCAGCAGCGCGGCTGTGAGCCCACCATCGTTGCAGTTGACGGAAGCTCATCGGAAGTGGATCAACTGGCCACGGAGTTCAAGAGGGAGAGTGAGGCGTTCGAGCAAAATGCGCGGGCGGTGGTGGAGGCTAAGCCGCCCCCTAGCAGCGCTAAGTCAGCTGACGAGCTCAAAACCCTTAAGCGGCAGTTCGCCTCATGGAAGAAGGAGTACGAAGCCCGGCTGAAAAAGACGAAGGCGGAACTAAAAGGACTTGTGCACGCGGAGAAGAAGAGCCACGGCGACAGCCACAGCCACCAGCCACAGTGTGGGTGGTGGAGGATAAAAGCGCCCAAATGCAGGGCCCCCAAGTGTTGTAGCTCCAAGCTACCGAGCCCGAAATCATGCGGCTGCTGCTTCCGCCGCTGCTGCTAG